The proteins below come from a single Dermatophagoides farinae isolate YC_2012a chromosome 7, ASM2471394v1, whole genome shotgun sequence genomic window:
- the LOC124497306 gene encoding tyrosine kinase receptor Cad96Ca yields MNVRQIKHLIMNNMVINNCRRNNNGDHNNNNNNNNFQDCNKRYNQKNITLNNLINVRRSNGIVRSRPVHSNYEVPRNSLEMLEILGEGNFGQVWKARSHYFGNKDNNNIQLVAVKTNKLMENNSEQQDDLLKELDIMVQLGSHPNVVRLLGCCTENKPYYIVMEFVAQGKLLSYLRKRRDDYLDVINDYNSTAAAAAATTAAVSKSLTTTAQHYNNQHQHTNPNSNGPFINNNNYMTYYHQTNNNNNNGYGEINRKSFSKPMNKHSQQNINDQSLSSYDLIHFAYQISKGMEFISSHGIIHRDLAVRNILIDENKNCKVADFGLSRSIRDKDCDMYEMKHGGQVPVRWMSPEALTMGIFSIKSDVWAFGITLWEIVTLGSTPYIGMSAPEVINYIRQGNICSQPVHCNDHLYDLMKSCWAYKADDRFTFTQIKYHLMKMLLAIQENNNNKDNYIDLDNFNNSLYYFNTTDPSDEKL; encoded by the exons ATGAATGTTCGccaaatcaaacatttgattATGAACAATATGGTAATCAATAATTGCCGTCGCAATAATAACGGtgatcacaataataataataataataacaattttcaaGATTGTAACAAACGTTATAATCAGAAAAATATTACTCTgaataatttaatcaatgtAAGACGATCAAATGGTATTGTACGTAGTCGTCCAGTGCATTCTAATTACGAAGTTCCAAGAAATTCTCTAGAAATGTTAGAAATTCTTGGTGAAGGAAATTTCGGACAAGTATGGAAAGCACGTAGTCATTATTTTGGCaataaagataataataatatacagCTTGTTGCGGTTAAAACgaataaat TGATGGAAAACAACAGTGAACAACAGGATGATTTATTGAAAGAATTAGACATCATGGTACAATTGGGATCACATCCAAATGTTGTCCGTTTACTAGGTTGTTGTACAGAAAACA agccaTATTACATTGTGATGGAATTTGTAGCGCaaggaaaattattatcatatctACGAAAACGTCGGGATGATTATCTGGAtgtcatcaatgattataattcaacagcagcagcagcagcagcaacaacagcagcagttTCTAAATCTTTGACGACTACGGCAcaacattataataatcaacatcaacatacaaatccaaattcaaatgggccatttatcaacaataataattacatgacttattatcatcaaacaaataataacaataataatggttatGGTGAGATTAATCGTAAATCGTTTTCAAAACCAATGAATAAACATtcacaacaaaatataaatgatcaatcattgtcatcttatgatttgattcattttgccTATCAAATTTCGAAAGGAATGGAATTCATAAGTAGTCATGGA ATTATACATCGTGATTTAGCCGTTCGTAacatattgattgatgagaataaaaattgtaaagTGGCCGATTTTGGTCTTAGTCGAAGTATACGTGATAAAGATTGCGATatgtatgaaatgaaacatggTGGCCAAGTTCCAGTCCGTTGGATGAGTCCAGAGGCATTGACAATGggaatattttcaataaaaagtGATGTATGGGCATTTGGCATTACGTTATGGGAGATTGTTACATTAGGATCGACGCCATATATCGGTATGAGTGCACCTGAAGTTATTAACTACATTAGACAAGGCAATATCTGTTCACAACCAGTACATTGTAATGATCATTTGTATGATCTCATGAAAAGCTGTTGGGCATATAAAGCAGATGATCGATTTACATTCACACAAATCAAATATCATCTAATGAAGATGTTGTTGGCCATTCaagaaaacaataataataaagacaATTATATTGATCTggataattttaataattcattatattatttcaATACAACTGATCCATCGGATGAAAAACTTTGA
- the LOC124496794 gene encoding uncharacterized protein LOC124496794 → MCMLFMFRLSAVLKLLSLYNQFDLIMKDCCLPKIFILLFLFCCCERFFVTIIDAKQQQQEQQQQEQQQQEQQQQQQPLNSRTQNFIITQTTDATANDEEALVAEDAAAVAAVSHLIDRHVFHYQEWSSDLNYTKLLKNCSFVDNDLFCDCDLLSRTFICYNVQSVDQIRRAFDHLLNATRSIYWNRLEIHCIEPYSNDDPTTATGSDNSSGGGTTKQSTIPPNKSFHISYELFTDGPRFDSILFVGDCSKPRHYDNLIAVDRDVQQIIMHRNMLRISTSCSLFQPKFERLTELILKDCLVAGDMISSTFSTRCLGHYGTRNEPMQLSKLIISSCNISLIEGGAFYNFAELELIDLSRNQITHLSRQAFAPHLYRLRTLKLHHNKLTSLNGEFFEKLPELREVLLSENRLQTLPFLPSAGPGVAQVLRLAENPWDCRCRLTWILEEPMDSVRLISDEPRCETPVNFQNQTLFKGLQLIKQTFC, encoded by the coding sequence atgtgtatgttgtTTATGTTCCGTTTGTCAGCtgtattgaaattattaagtttatacaatcaatttgatttgataatgaagGACTGTTGTTTACCAAAGATTTTTatcttattatttttattttgttgttgtgaacgATTTTTTGTAACAATTATTGAtgcaaaacaacaacaacaagagcaacaacaacaagaacaacaacaacaagaacaacaacagcagcagcagccatTAAATAGCCGGACccagaattttattattacccAGACAACCGATGCAACGgccaatgatgaagaagCTTTAGTAGCTGAAGATGCAGCCGCTGTTGCTGCCGTTTCACATTTAATCGATCGTCATGTTTTCCATTATCAAGAATGGTCTTCCGATTTAAATTATACAAAATTGCTTAAAAATTGTTCCTTTGTTGACAATGATTTGTTCTGTGATTGTGATCTATTGTCTCGGACATTCATCTGTTACAATGTACAATCGGTCGATCAGATTCGTCGAGCATTCGATCATCTATTGAATGCTACACGTTCAATATATTGGAATCGATTGGAAATCCATTGTATTGAAccatattcaaatgatgatccaacAACGGCCACTGGTTCAGATaatagtagtggtggtggaacaacaaaacaatcaacaataccaccaaataaaagttttcatatttcataTGAATTGTTCACTGATGGTCCtcgttttgattcaattttatttgttggtGATTGTTCAAAACCAAGAcattatgataatttaattgCGGTCGATCGTGATGTACAGCAAATTATAATGCATAGAAATATGTTAAGAATATCTACATCTTGTAGCCTATTTCAACCGAAATTCGAAAGGCTAACTGAACTTATACTTAAAGATTGTCTAGTGGCTGGCGATATGATTTCCTCAACATTCTCCACCCGTTGTCTTGGCCATTATGGAACACGAAATGAGCCAATGCAATTGTCCAAAttgatcatatcatcatgtaacatttcattgattgaaggCGGTGCATTCTATAATTTTGCCGaacttgaattgattgatctaaGTAGGAATCAGATTACACATTTATCACGACAAGCATTTGCACCACATCTATATCGTTTACGAACATTAAAacttcatcataataaactAACAAGTTTGAATGGagaatttttcgaaaaattaCCAGAACTTCGTGAAGTTTTATTATCAGAAAATCGTCTACAAACTTTACCATTTTTACCAAGTGCCGGTCCAGGCGTTGCACAAGTATTACGATTGGCAGAAAATCCTTGGGATTGTCGTTGTCGATTAACATGGATATTAGAAGAACCAATGGATTCTGTTAGATTAATATCCGATGAACCAAGATGTGAAACGCctgtaaattttcaaaatcaaaccCTATTTAAAGGACTACAATTGATAAAACAAACTTTTTGCTGA
- the LOC124497320 gene encoding activator of basal transcription 1: MLLQYWKKTMDSEPSNDNLVIESQSQDLVENCDNSVRCSSKVNRKKQQKVINITKPKSCKRGIVYLSYIPEGITVKNIRQILSKHGEIERIYLEKDSSLKKSQKRSKKIYRYTEGWIEFKKKSVAKLVANTLNGKQIGGKRHTKFHDALWNMKYLKRFKWSHLAEQMAYEKALRDQKLRLEIGRAKREATFYAEMIERSQHKRAIYNDNNRTYKQRVTDEQIRQQKPNPNELDEELLENIFK, translated from the exons atgttgctgcaatattggaaaaaaaccatggATTCTGAGCCTTCCAACGATAATTTGGTAATCGAATCTCAATCTCAAG ATTTAGTAGAGAATTGCGATAATTCAGTGAGATGCTCGTCAAAagtcaacagaaaaaaacaacaaaaagtcaTAAACATTACGAAGCCTAAATCTTGTAAAAGAGGAATCGTATATCTAAGCTATATTCCAGAAGGAATTACTGTAAAAAATATCCGTCAAATACTGTCCAAACATGGCGAAATTGAACGAATCTATCTGGAAAAAGATTCATCActgaaaaaatcacaaaaacGTTCGAAGAAAATTTATCGTTATACTGAAGGATGGATagaattcaaaaagaaaagtgTTGCTAAATTGGTTGCGAATacattgaatggaaaacagATTGGTGGTAAACGTCATACAAAATTTCATGATGCATTATGGAATATGAAATATCTTAAACGATTTAAATGGAGCCATTTAGCTGAACAAATGGCTTATGAAAAAGCTTTAAGGGATCAAAAACTTCGCCTGGAAATTGGCCGTGCTAAACGTGAAGCAACATTCTATGCTGAAATGATTGAACGTAGTCAACATAAAAGAGccatttataatgataataatcgaacaTATAAACAACGAGTGACTGATGAACAaatacgacaacaaaaaccaaatccaaatgaacttgatgaagaattattagaaaatattttcaaatga
- the LOC124497296 gene encoding LOW QUALITY PROTEIN: sodium/potassium-transporting ATPase subunit alpha-1 (The sequence of the model RefSeq protein was modified relative to this genomic sequence to represent the inferred CDS: substituted 1 base at 1 genomic stop codon), which yields MSSIATNKNGKTESPSKLHHVNIDEHLMTINEVAARYGTDLNHGLTSEQVREKSQQNGLNQLTPPKKTPEIIKFVKLMFSGFSMLLWVGAALCIISYFITEDQETVRINDHFRNLFNEXIFLLSQLYLGIALIVVVVITGAFAYYQESKSSAIMESFKGLIPHVAHVIRDGKLLEIDSKKIVLGDIIEVVGGNQVTADIRIIEAYGCKFDNSSITGESEPQHRTADLKQKNENPLEAENLAFFSSYCTEGRARGIAIRIGDQTVIGKIATLTHQQESQTSIGREINRFIKIITIFALFLGLNFLLLSLIMGYSFINAIIFFIGIIVANVPEGLLATVTVCLTLTAKSLSKKNCLVKNLEAVETLGSTSIICSDKTGTLTQNKMHVSHIWFNNKVIEPLLANTMHSLKQLLSEKNRFQDFLRVTALCSKAEHENDSNHKKIYRGDASEVAFLKLLDKIGINITKIRQRHPIVHEIPFNSTNKFHITVHDISQYEPHAKHKYLICLKGAPEIVLKLCRSILLQGQCLKLETETKQDLNNVCTFFASMGERVLAFSEYYTNDYHSLLDTKDDGKTLNDKFIAETKFTLLGVMSLIDPPRPEVPDAVEKCRQAGIRVFMVTGDHPITAKAIAKQVGIISQNDENVTILSDDILKEFLSNSKSNSTKQDDEQEQTIEYEEKSIVIPGWILNQFTNDQLDHLVEHYREIVFARTSPQQKLLIVDSCQRLGHIVAMTGDGVNDSPALKKANIGISMGINGSDVSKEAADMVLMDDNFASIVVGIEEGRVIFDNLKKSISYVMASNFSEIVPFIFYVLFGFPLALGTITILCIDLGTDIFPSISLAYEKAESDIMKRKPRNPKVDHLVTGKLIHRSYFQLGMIQAAAGFFTYFCVMADHGFYITQLYHLREYWDDKNYLIIDIYNQEWTYKKRKILEYTCQTSFFVSIVVCQWMDLIICKTRVNSILQQGMSNHVLNMSLIVETIIALFLVYCPGIEKILKLYPLKWWYGWFTAIPFTIYMFTYDEIRRWFIRKRPMGFFAQETCQ from the exons atgtCTTCGATTGCGACCAACAAAAATGGTAAAACAGAAAGTCCATCAAAATTACATCATGTTAATATTGATGAGCATTTGATGACCATCAATGAAGTTGCCGCAAGATATGGAACCGATTTGAATCATGGACTAACCAGCGAACAGGTTCGAGAAAAATCTCAACAAAATGGCCTAAATCAATTAACACCACCGAAGAAAACTCCagaaataattaaatttgtAAAACTCATGTTTAGTGGATTCTCAATGTTATTATGGGTTGGTGCCGCATTGTGCATTATATCCTACTTTATTACTGAAGATCAAGAAACAGTAAGaattaatgatcattttagaaatttatttaatgaatgaatatttttattgtcgCAGCTTTATCTTGGAATCGCTttgattgtcgttgttgtcataACTGGGGCGTTTGCATATTATCAAGAATCCAAATCATCAGCTATTATGGAATCATTTAAAGGGCTTATTCCGCATGTAGCACATGTAATACGTGATGGTAAATTATTAgaaattgattcgaaaaaaattgtactCGGTGATATTATTGAAGTTGTCGGTGGCAATCAAGTTACTGCCGACATTAGAATAATCGAAGCATATGGTTGTAAATTTGATAATTCCTCTATAACTGGTGAAAGTGAACCACAACATCGTACAGCTGatttgaaacagaaaaatgaaaatccattAGAAGCTGAAAATCTTGCATTCTTTTCTTCATACTGTACTGAAGGACGTGCTCGTGGTATTGCTATTCGAATCGGTGATCAAACTGTCATTGGAAAGATTGCCACTTTAACTCATCAACAAGAAAGTCAAACATCGATTGGAAGAGAAATCAATAgatttatcaaaattattaccatttttgCACTATTTTTGGGATTGAACTTTTTATTGCTATCACTTATAATGGGATATAGTTTTATAAATGCTATAATCTTTTTTATCGGAATCATTGTTGCAAACGTTCCCGAAGGATTATTAGCAACAGTTACTGTTTGTCTAACGCTTACGGCTAAATCTcttagtaaaaaaaattgtctggTCAAGAATCTTGAAGCTGTGGAAACATTAGGTTCAACATCGATTATTTGTTCGGATAAAACCGGCACATTGACACAGAATAAGATGCATGTTTCGCATATTTGGTTCAACAATAAAGTAATCGAACCATTGTTGGCCAATACAATGCATAGCCTTAAACAATTattgagtgaaaaaaatcgattccaAGATTTTCTTCGAGTTACAGCCCTTTGCAGCAAAGCAGAACACGAAAATGATTCCAATCATAAAAA aatctATCGTGGTGATGCTTCCGAAGTAGCCTTCTTGAAATTACTTGACAAAATAGGAATTAATATTACAAAGATTCGTCAACGGCATCCGATTGTTCATGAGATACCGTTTAATTCTACtaataaatttcatattACCGTCCATGATATTAGCCAATATGAACCACATGCTAAGcataaatatttgatttgtttaaaAGGTGCACCGGAAATTGTTCTGAAACTTTGCCGATCAATATTGTTACAAGGACAATGTTTGAAATTAGAAACGGAAACTAAACAGGATCTCAACAATGTTTGCACATTTTTCGCTTCAATGGGTGAACGTGTATTGGCATTTTCCGAATATTATACAAATGACTATCATTCTCTTCTGGATACTAAAgatgatggaaaaacatTGAACGATAAATTTATTgctgaaacaaaatttacattATTGGGTGTTATGTCATTGATTGATCCGCCTAGGCCAGAAGTTCCGGACGCAGTTGAAAAATGTCGTCAAGCTGGAATACGAGTTTTTATGGTGACTGGTGATCATCCGATTACGGCTAAAGCAATTGCCAAACAAGTTGGAATCATttcacaaaatgatgaaaatgttacTATTCTTAGCGATGATatattgaaagaatttttgtcCAATTCAAAATCCAATTCGACAAAACAAGACGACGAACAAGAGCAGACGATAGAATATGAGGAAAAATCCATTGTAATACCAGGTTGGATTCTCAATCAATTCACCAATGATCAATTGGATCATCTAGTGGAACATTATCGAGAGATAGTTTTTGCTCGAACAAGTCCACAGCAAAAACTTTTAATCGTTGATAGTTGTCAACGATTAGGTCATATTGTAGCTATGACCGGTGATGGTGTTAATGATTCACCGGCATTGAAAAAAGCCAATATTGGTATATCGATGGGAATCAATGGATCAGATGTGTCCAAAGAAGCAGCCGATATGGTATTaatggatgataattttgcATCGATTGTCGTTGGTATTGAAGAAGGTCGAGTGATTTTTGACAATCTTAAAAAATCTATTTCCTATGTAATGGCTTCGAATTTCTCTGAAATTGTTCCATTTATATTCTACGTTTTGTTTGGATTTCCATTAGCACTTGGAACTATAACGATACTTTGCATTGATCTTGGTACGGACATATTTCCTTCGATTTCATTGGCTTATGAGAAAGCTGAATCAGATataatgaaacgaaaacCTCGAAATCCTAAAGTTGATCATCTTGTCACtggaaaattgattcatcgaTCCTATTTTCAGCTTGGTATGATACAAGCAGCTGCTGGATTTTTTACCTATTTCTGTGTCATGGCCGATCATGGATTCTACATCACACAACTGTATCATCTTCGTGAATATTGGGACGATAAGAATTATCTTatcatcgatatatataACCAAGAATGG acttataagaaacgaaaaattctcGAATATACCTGTCAAACTTCATTCTTtgtatcgattgttgtttgtcaatGGATGGATCTTATTATATGTAAAACACGTGTTAATTCCATTCTTCAACAAGGAATGAGCAATCATGTATTGAATATGAGTTTGATTGTCGAAACGATTATCGCTCTATTTCTTGTATATTGTCCTGgtatcgaaaaaattttaaaacttTATCCACTCAA ATGGTGGTATGGTTGGTTTACGGCGATTCCATTCACCATTTACATGTTTACATATGATGAAATACGACGTTGGTTCATACGAAAACGTCCGATGGGATTTTTTGCTCAAGAAACATgtcaataa